The following are encoded in a window of Nakamurella sp. A5-74 genomic DNA:
- a CDS encoding metalloregulator ArsR/SmtB family transcription factor, whose translation MTAEAAADLSRAFKAIADPARLRLLSLIAAHQGGEACVCDLTEPLGLTQPTVSHHLKVLLDAGLLTRDKRGVWAFFAVVPATFDRLAAVLSSDTQSGPFVSPDLGASRALAGGTH comes from the coding sequence ATGACGGCCGAGGCCGCAGCCGATCTGTCCCGCGCGTTCAAGGCCATCGCCGACCCCGCGCGCCTGCGGTTGCTCTCGCTCATCGCCGCACATCAGGGCGGCGAGGCCTGCGTCTGCGACCTGACCGAGCCCCTCGGTCTCACCCAACCGACCGTGTCGCACCACCTCAAGGTGCTCCTCGACGCCGGACTGCTGACCCGCGACAAGCGCGGCGTCTGGGCGTTCTTCGCCGTCGTTCCGGCCACCTTCGACCGACTCGCCGCCGTGCTGTCCAGCGACACCCAGTCGGGTCCCTTCGTTTCCCCTGACCTCGGCGCGAGCCGCGCGTTGGCCGGGGGAACGCACTGA
- a CDS encoding N-acetyltransferase family protein: MPEVRIRRLLSRDWPEVEAIYAAGIAQGNATFETSTPSWDEFDRSKLTDHRLVAHDDDAVLGWVAASPVSARSVYAGVVEHSVYVAPAHTGRGVGAALLDALITSTEAAGIWTIQSSTFPENTASLALHHRAGFRTVGVRERIARHHGVWRDTILIERRSAR; the protein is encoded by the coding sequence ATCCCGGAGGTGCGGATCCGACGCCTGCTCAGCCGGGACTGGCCGGAGGTCGAAGCGATCTACGCCGCCGGCATCGCCCAGGGAAATGCCACCTTCGAGACGTCCACCCCCAGCTGGGACGAGTTCGACCGGTCGAAACTGACCGACCACCGCCTCGTCGCTCATGACGATGACGCCGTTCTCGGCTGGGTGGCCGCATCCCCGGTGTCCGCACGAAGTGTCTACGCGGGCGTGGTCGAGCACTCCGTCTACGTCGCTCCTGCGCACACCGGCCGCGGAGTGGGCGCCGCACTGCTCGACGCACTCATCACGTCCACCGAGGCCGCGGGCATCTGGACCATCCAGTCATCGACCTTCCCCGAGAACACCGCCAGCCTCGCGCTGCACCACCGCGCCGGGTTCCGCACCGTCGGAGTCCGCGAACGAATCGCCCGACACCACGGCGTCTGGCGCGACACCATCCTCATCGAACGCCGAAGCGCGCGCTGA
- a CDS encoding DUF305 domain-containing protein, with protein sequence MNVRSRVGAFAAAAVLTLTAAACGTDTTTAGAPGATSMSITMGNGAGSATAGSAAGGSSAVDTAHNAADVMFAQMMTVHHQGAIAMADLAPDRAESPEVKALAVKIKAAQAPEIEQMTGWLQAWGMPPMTQSSGMGGMGGMNHGSSTGNDGSGSAMPGMMTDEQMQQLTAATGAAFDKMFLEMMIAHHEGAIEMSKTEKGSGQNPDALALADTITTSQTAEIAEMKALLQGM encoded by the coding sequence ATGAACGTTCGATCACGCGTCGGCGCATTCGCCGCCGCAGCAGTACTGACCCTGACCGCCGCAGCGTGCGGCACCGACACCACCACCGCCGGCGCCCCCGGCGCGACCTCGATGTCCATCACCATGGGCAACGGCGCCGGCAGCGCGACCGCCGGGTCCGCCGCGGGCGGCTCGTCAGCCGTGGACACTGCGCACAACGCCGCGGACGTGATGTTCGCGCAGATGATGACCGTCCATCACCAGGGCGCGATCGCGATGGCCGACCTGGCCCCGGACCGCGCCGAGAGCCCCGAGGTCAAGGCCCTGGCCGTGAAGATCAAGGCCGCGCAGGCTCCGGAGATCGAGCAGATGACCGGCTGGTTGCAGGCCTGGGGGATGCCCCCGATGACGCAGTCCTCCGGCATGGGCGGCATGGGCGGGATGAACCACGGCTCCAGCACCGGAAACGACGGTTCCGGTTCGGCGATGCCCGGGATGATGACCGATGAGCAGATGCAGCAGCTCACCGCAGCAACCGGCGCCGCGTTCGACAAGATGTTCCTCGAGATGATGATCGCCCATCACGAGGGCGCGATCGAGATGTCGAAGACCGAGAAGGGTTCCGGTCAGAACCCTGACGCCCTGGCCCTGGCCGACACCATCACCACCAGCCAGACCGCCGAGATCGCCGAGATGAAGGCACTCCTCCAGGGCATGTGA
- a CDS encoding heavy metal translocating P-type ATPase — protein MNEQGAHHNGHDTATVADRRDPGADSGSREGRAAATEHAGHGGHGGHGGHGDHVGQFRRLFWIMLVVAVPVVGFSRMFAMLLGYELPRGDGWSWISPILGTLMYGWGGKPFLTGAVSELRSRKPGMMLLIALAITVAFLASWGSSLGILDHELDFWWELALLIVIMLLGHWIEMRSLAQTTSALDSLAALLPDEAEKLDGEQVVKIPPAELQVGDLVIVRPGGRVPADGRIVQGSASMDESMITGESRSVRRSENDQVVAGTVATDSGIRVEITAVGGDTALAGIQRLVADAQNSSSRAQRIADTAAGWLFWFALISGVITAIVWTLVGLPDDAVVRTITVLVIACPHALGLAIPLVVSIATERAAKGGVLIKDRLALESMRTVDTVLFDKTGTLTKGEPTVTDIHTVGDHDADTVLAAAAAAETDSEHPLARAIVGAAHARRLNPGAARDFSSAPAVGVSAQVDGHRVQVGGPNLLDQENGHELDVADAWRADGAIILHVLFDGQVVGALKLADEIRPESRKAIDALHARNVQVVMITGDAEAVAHSVATELGIDRYFAGVRPGDKADKVQQLQSEGRKVAMVGDGVNDAPALAQADVGIAIGAGTDVAIASAGVILASDDPRSVLSVIELSRASYRKMKQNLWWAAGYNLLSVPLAAGVLAPIGFVLPMSIGAILMSLSTIVVALNAQLLRRLDLRPEATLRAVLDPRESEPATPAARP, from the coding sequence ATGAACGAACAGGGCGCGCACCACAACGGTCACGACACGGCGACAGTGGCGGACCGTCGAGACCCCGGAGCGGATTCCGGCAGTCGCGAGGGTCGCGCCGCGGCGACCGAACACGCCGGCCACGGCGGTCACGGCGGTCACGGCGGTCACGGTGATCACGTCGGGCAGTTCCGGCGGCTGTTCTGGATCATGCTCGTCGTCGCAGTCCCGGTGGTCGGGTTCTCGCGGATGTTCGCGATGCTGCTGGGCTACGAGCTACCACGGGGTGACGGGTGGAGCTGGATCTCCCCGATCCTGGGCACGCTCATGTACGGCTGGGGCGGCAAGCCGTTCCTCACCGGGGCGGTGAGCGAGCTGCGTTCCCGCAAGCCCGGAATGATGCTGCTGATCGCGTTGGCGATCACGGTGGCGTTCCTGGCGTCCTGGGGCTCCAGCTTGGGGATCCTGGATCACGAGCTGGATTTCTGGTGGGAACTGGCCCTGCTGATCGTGATCATGCTGCTCGGGCACTGGATCGAGATGCGTTCCCTCGCGCAGACCACGTCTGCGTTGGACTCGCTGGCCGCGCTGCTGCCCGACGAGGCGGAGAAGCTCGACGGCGAGCAGGTCGTCAAGATTCCGCCGGCGGAGTTGCAGGTCGGCGATCTGGTGATCGTGCGGCCGGGCGGCCGGGTGCCGGCTGACGGCCGGATCGTGCAGGGGTCGGCGAGCATGGACGAATCGATGATCACCGGCGAATCCCGCAGCGTGCGCCGCAGCGAGAACGACCAGGTCGTCGCCGGCACGGTGGCCACCGATTCCGGGATTCGGGTGGAGATCACCGCGGTGGGTGGTGACACCGCGCTGGCCGGCATCCAGCGGCTCGTCGCCGACGCGCAGAACTCGTCGTCCCGGGCGCAGCGGATCGCCGACACCGCCGCAGGCTGGCTGTTCTGGTTCGCGCTGATCTCCGGGGTGATCACCGCGATCGTCTGGACCCTGGTGGGATTGCCAGATGACGCCGTGGTGCGGACCATCACGGTTCTGGTGATCGCCTGCCCGCATGCCCTGGGGTTGGCGATCCCGTTGGTGGTGTCCATCGCCACCGAACGCGCGGCCAAGGGCGGCGTGCTCATCAAGGACCGCCTGGCCCTGGAGAGCATGCGCACCGTCGACACCGTGCTGTTCGACAAGACCGGCACGCTCACCAAGGGTGAACCGACCGTCACAGACATCCACACCGTCGGTGACCACGACGCCGACACGGTCCTGGCGGCCGCGGCCGCCGCCGAAACCGACTCCGAGCACCCGCTGGCACGGGCCATCGTTGGTGCGGCGCACGCGCGCCGGCTGAACCCCGGTGCCGCAAGGGATTTCAGCTCCGCGCCGGCCGTCGGGGTGTCCGCGCAGGTCGACGGTCACCGGGTCCAGGTCGGTGGCCCGAACCTGCTGGATCAGGAGAACGGCCACGAACTGGACGTGGCCGACGCCTGGCGGGCCGATGGGGCGATCATCCTGCACGTCCTGTTCGACGGGCAGGTCGTCGGCGCCCTGAAGCTGGCCGACGAGATCCGCCCCGAATCGCGCAAGGCCATCGACGCGCTGCACGCCCGGAATGTGCAGGTCGTGATGATCACCGGTGACGCCGAGGCGGTCGCGCACTCGGTGGCCACCGAGTTGGGCATCGACCGGTACTTCGCCGGGGTCCGCCCCGGGGACAAGGCAGACAAGGTCCAGCAGTTGCAGAGCGAGGGCCGCAAGGTTGCCATGGTCGGGGACGGAGTCAACGACGCGCCGGCACTCGCGCAGGCCGATGTCGGCATCGCCATCGGCGCCGGTACCGACGTCGCCATCGCCTCCGCCGGGGTCATCCTGGCCAGCGACGACCCCCGGTCGGTGCTGTCGGTGATCGAACTGTCCCGGGCCAGCTACCGCAAGATGAAGCAGAACTTGTGGTGGGCCGCCGGTTACAACCTGCTCTCCGTTCCCCTTGCTGCTGGGGTGCTGGCGCCGATCGGGTTCGTCCTGCCGATGTCCATCGGCGCGATCCTGATGTCGCTGTCGACGATCGTCGTCGCGCTCAACGCTCAGCTCCTGCGACGCCTGGACCTGCGACCGGAAGCCACCCTGCGCGCCGTGCTCGACCCGCGGGAATCTGAGCCCGCGACTCCTGCGGCGCGACCGTGA